One genomic region from Pyxicephalus adspersus chromosome 1, UCB_Pads_2.0, whole genome shotgun sequence encodes:
- the SNRPE gene encoding small nuclear ribonucleoprotein E has protein sequence MAYRGQGQKVQKVMVQPINLIFRYLQNRSRIQVWLYEQVNMRIEGCIIGFDEYMNLVLDDAEEIHLKTKSRKQLGRIMLKGDNITLLQSVVN, from the exons ATGGCGTATCGTGGTCAGGGTCAAAAAGTGCAGAAAGTGATGGTTCAACCTATC AATCTGATTTTTAGATATCTTCAAAAT AGATCACGAATACAGGTGTGGCTTTATGAGCAAGTAAACATGCGCATTGAAGGTTGCATCAtt GGATTTGATGAGTATATGAATTTGGTGTTAGATGATGCAGAAGAAATCCACCTAAAAACAAAGTCCAGAAAACAACTTG GTCGCATTATGTTAAAAGGAGACAACATTACACTGTTACAGAGTGTTGTGAATTAA